From the Gammaproteobacteria bacterium genome, the window ACCCAATAACATTCATCGAGATCGCTTTTTTTATGTTCTGTAGAACCTCGTTAAATTTAGCTTGAGTGATCTCCATCAGTCAAGTTTTTGATTATTTTCCTCATCGATTCCCCTTCTAATTCTATTTTTATTGAGCCGTGAACGAGTCGATCCAAAATCGCATCAGCATGCGTAGATTCTCCGATCATTTCGTACCAATGTTCTTGCGGTAATTGGCTCGCGATTAGCGTTGATTTAGTGTCATATCTAGCATCGATTAATTCCAATAAATCACTGCGTTGTTGAACAGTTAATGGCTCTAGTCCCCAATCATCCAAGAT encodes:
- a CDS encoding ATP-binding protein, whose product is QGFSVFYFRLKELLEKMYLSQADGTYRKFITKLTNANLLILDDWGLEPLTVQQRSDLLELIDARYDTKSTLIASQLPQEHWYEMIGESTHADAILDRLVHGSIKIELEGESMRKIIKNLTDGDHSS